The following coding sequences lie in one Rutidosis leptorrhynchoides isolate AG116_Rl617_1_P2 chromosome 6, CSIRO_AGI_Rlap_v1, whole genome shotgun sequence genomic window:
- the LOC139853670 gene encoding formin-like protein 18: MSLLRSLLKKPPDGIVWIFERIYVFDCCYKTEGWEQEDYKGHIGNIINQFKETYPESSIMIFNFREGDNDKDKKECRINSALSEFNVSFVDYPWEYEGCPLLSIEVMHSFLKSSESWLSVDEQHRLIMYSEHGGWPVLAFMAAALMLYRKKFSVETKALDTVHYRFPSTLLPEMVSIDPKPSQLRYLKYVSRKNEDAKWPPIEKALTLDCVIMRMIPDFDGKGGCSPIFRIYGRDPLLRVDKTPKLLFSTPRRKKNIRYYNQAEDELVKIDVNCNIQGDVVLECINLHDDMVKENIMYRAMFNTAFIKSNMLMLNRDELDICWDAKEHFHKDFRAELLFSKMDTTASLVPLDLSSFEEGGLPMEAFSKVQDMFGSVDWLVPKSDDAVNRLHHMQLSDIVNEMLETGSHQRTESKNLLQTLPTNNNNNHVNEANSNDSQSDNNAVKARSISLPTQLPSSTQTSPDASNKLPPHIILTCAHPAITEKFESNGTASMSTTPVPPDGKAGPPPPAPPPPPPPKKSGTVPGPPPPPPPGPGPPPPPPPAPAAPKPPAPPPQKPKATPPHPPPAANGNEKCGGAAPLPPTLSRESSSTNISAPSPPAPGNKGRALSRTGAVKNQPGKKLKALHWSKFNRTTQGSLWAEAEKSGADDRPDIDFPELELLFSVNTSSDKAAKLRNQAAKPEKVQLIEHRRAYNCEIMLSKVKRPLHELMEIVLNLDDSAMDLEQVDHLIKYCPTKEEMEQIKAYKGEKDALGKCELFFMELMKVPRSEAKLRVFSYKLQFSTQVSDLRNNLNDVYLSVEQIRSSVKFRRVMQTILSLGNALNQGTARGAAVGFKLDSLLKLKETRAKNNKMTLLHYLCKVLAEKLPELLDFSKELGSLEAATKIQLKILAEEMQAVTKGLEKVIHEKKLCKKDGHVSKRFRKSLKKFLSSAESEVKSLATLYSGVGKSVDALILYFGEDPKRCPYEQVVTTLYAFVNMFNQAHDDNCKQIEAEKKKAQKEAEQEKLKQEKQANKQSRRRKNTNKESNSEGELLTKTNKESEVIRNIFDCCYTTEGWEQEDYKGHIGNIINQFKDTYPESSIKIFNFGEGDKDKDKKECRINSALSEFDVIVEDYPWDYEGCPSLSVEVLFRFLESSERWLAVPQHKLIMHSERGGLPVLPFLVAALMLYRNKFSLETKALDTVHYQFPSSLLPEMVSIDPKPSQLRYLKYVSRRYTDAKWPPKEKALTLDFVFMRMIPDFDEEGSCCPIFRIYGRDPLSRVDKTPKLLFSSPRRKNDIRYYKQADNEFINIHVNCNIQGDVVLECISLLDDMVKEKTVYRAMFNTAFIESNTLMLNRDEIDIRWDAKEHFHTDLQAELLFSKMDTITSFHWSKLNTTTQGSLWAEAKISGKGGPPPPAPPPPPMNAGTVPGPPPPPPLSPIAALPQTPKAAPPPPPSAAIVNRNAKGGRAAPPPPTLSRASSSTNTSAPSPPAAPTNKGRGLSKTASVKNQPGKKLKPLHWSKFNRTTQGSLWAEAEKSGTDDRPDIDFPELEILFSVNTSSDKAAKVRTQAAKPEKVQLIEHGRAYKCEMMLSKLERPLHELMEIVLNLDDLAIDLEQVNLLIKCCPTKEEMELIKGYKGEKDALGKCELSFMELMKVPRQEAKLRVFAYKLQFTTQVSYLRKNLNDVYLSVEQIRSGARFRRVMQTILSLGNALNQGTARGAAVGFKLDSLLILNETRPKNNKMTLLHYLCMVLAEKLPELLDFSKELGSLEAATKIQLKIVAEEMQAVTKGLEKVIQEKKRCKKDGHVSKRFRKSLKKFLSYAESEVKSLASLYSGVGKSVDALIIYFGEDPKRYSYEQVITMLYMFVNMFNQAHEENCVQIEAEKKKAEKEQPPENAFDIDDDWTIIQ, from the exons ATGTCATTGTTACGTAGTTTGTTGAAAAAGCCTCCTGACGGAATTGTTTGGATCTTCGAAAGAATTTACG TCTTTGATTGCTGTTACAAAACTGAAGGCTGGGAACAAGAAGACTATAAAGGTCATATAGGCAATATAATAAACCAGTTTAAGGAGACTTATCCTGAATCTTCAATCATGATTTTTAATTTTCGAGAGGGAGACAATGATAAAGATAAAAAAGAATGCAGGATTAATTCTGCTTTATCAGAATTTAATGTTAGTTTTGTGGATTATCCTTGGGAGTATGAAGGTTGTCCGTTGCTCTCAATAGAGGTGATGCACAGTTTTTTAAAATCTAGTGAAAGCTGGCTCTCAGTCGATGAACAACATAGACTTATAATGTACTCTGAGCATGGTGGTTGGCCGGTTTTAGCTTTCATGGCGGCGGCTCTCATGCTATATCGAAAGAAATTCTCTGTTGAAACCAAAGCCTTAGATACGGTGCATTACCGGTTCCCCTCAACTTTGCTACCCGAAATGGTATCAATTGATCCTAAACCTTCTCAGTTGAGGTACTTAAAGTATGTATCAAGGAAAAATGAAGATGCAAAATGGCCTCCGATAGAGAAGGCACTCACTTTGGATTGTGTTATAATGAGAATGATCCCTGATTTTGATGGAAAAGGGGGTTGCTCCCCTATATTCAGGATATACGGACGAGATCCTTTGTTACGTGTTGATAAAACCCCTAAACTTTTATTCTCAACTCCAAGAAGAAAGAAGAATATCCGATACTACAATCAG GCAGAGGATGAACTTGTCAAAATTGATGTTAACTGTAATATTCAAGGTGATGTCGTGCTCGAGTGTATTAATTTACATGATGACATGGTGAAGGAAAATATTATGTATCGCGCCATGTTCAATACAGCCTTCATCAAATCAAACATGTTGATGCTTAATCGTGATGAACTCGACATATGTTGGGATGCTAAGGAACACTTTCACAAGGACTTCAGAGCTGAG CTTCTTTTCTCGAAAATGGACACAACGGCTTCTTTGGTTCCACTTGATTTGTCTTCTTTTGAGGAGGGAGGGCTCCCGATGGAagcattttctaaagttcaagataTGTTTGGCAGTGTCGATTGGCTTGTTCCTAAAAGTGATGATGCAGTAAATAGGCTCCACCATATGCAATTATCAGATATCGTAAATGAAATGTTGGAAACTGGTTCTCATCAAAGGACCGAATCTAAAAATTTACTTCAAACACTtcctacaaataataataataatcatgttaacgaAGCCAATTCAAATGACTCACAGTCGGATAATAATGCTGTTAAGGCAAGAAGTATTTCACTTCCCACACAATTACCATCATCAACACAAACATCTCCGGATGCTTCTAACAAATTGCCACCTCACATAATTTTGACATGTGCACATCCTGCCATTACTGAAAAATTTGAATCAAATGGAACAGCATCCATGTCAACTACTCCGGTCCCACCAGATGGTAAGGCTGGCCCACCACCTCcagcaccaccaccaccaccaccaccaaagaAGTCAGGTACCGTACCTGGACCTCCACCACCACCTCCTCCCGGGCCTGGACCACCTCCGCCGCCGCCACCAGCCCCAGCAGCACCAAAACCACCAGCACCTCCACCACAAAAACCGAAGGCAACACCGCCACATCCTCCTCCAGCTGCTAATGGGAATGAGAAATGTGGCGGTGCCGCCCCTCTGCCGCCAACTCTTTCGAGAGAATCTAGTAGTACAAATATATCTGCTCCATCTCCGCCAGCCCCAGGTAATAAGGGGCGTGCTTTGTCAAGAACAGGGGCTGTGAAAAATCAACCTGGAAAAAAACTGAAGGCTTTACATTGGAGTAAGTTTAATAGAACAACACAAGGAAGCTTGTGGGCTGAAGCAGAAAAATCTGGTGCAGATGATAG ACCAGACATTGATTTTCCAGAACTTGAACTTCTCTTCTCGGTGAATACAAGTTCCGATAAGGCAGCAAAATTAAGAAATCAAGCAGCTAAACCAGAAAAAGTGCAACTG ATTGAGCACAGACGAGCATACAATTGTGAGATCATGCTTTCAAAGGTGAAGAGACCACTACATGAATTAATG GAAATTGTCCTTAATTTGGACGATTCAGCAATGGATCTTGAGCAAGTGGATCATCTTATAAAGTACTGTCCTACCAAAGAGGAGATGGAACAAATAAAG GCGTATAAAGGAGAAAAGGATGCATTGGGAAAATGTGAACTT TTCTTCATGGAGCTAATGAAAGTTCCACGTTCAGAAGCTAAACTAAGAGTATTCTCTTATAAGTTACAGTTTAGTACACAG GTTTCAGatcttagaaataatctaaacgatGTGTATCTATCAGTAGAACAG ATCAGGAGCTCGGTTAAGTTTAGGAGAGTCATGCAGACAATTCTTTCTCTTGGAAACGCTTTGAACCAGGGAACCGCAAGAG GTGCTGCTGTTGGTTTCAAATTGGATAGCCTTCTGAAACTTAAGGAAACACGTGCCAAGAACAACAAAATGACCCTGTTGCATTATCTTTGTAAG GTACTTGCCGAAAAACTACCCGAACTACTTGATTTTTCCAAGGAACTTGGTAGTTTGGAAGCTGCAACTAAG ATTCAACTTAAAATCTTGGCAGAAGAGATGCAAGCTGTTACTAAAGGACTGGAGAAAGTAATTCATGAAAAGAAACTGTGTAAAAAAGATGGACATGTTTCTAAACGTTTCCGGAAG TCTCTGAAAAAGTTTCTTTCTTCTGCTGAAAGTGAAGTAAAGTCTCTGGCCACGCTGTACTCAGGGGTG GGTAAAAGTGTGGATGCTTTGATTCTTTACTTTGGGGAAGATCCTAAACGTTGCCCATATGAACAAG TTGTTACGACGTTGTATGCATTTGTGAATATGTTTAATCAAGCTCATGATGATAACTGCAAGCAAATAGAGGCAGAGAAGAAGAAGGCACAGAAGGAAGCTGAACAAGAAAAATTAAAACAAGAAAAACAAGCCAATAAACAGTCACGGAGAAGAAAAAATACCAATAAGGAGTCCAACTCGGAGGGTGAATTATTAACAAAAACAAATAAGGAATCAGAAGTAATAAGAAATA TCTTTGACTGCTGCTACACAACTGAAGGTTGGGAACAAGAAGACTATAAAGGTCATATAGGCAATATAATAAACCAGTTTAAGGATACTTACCCTGAATCTTCAATCAAAATTTTTAATTTTGGAGAGGGAGACAAGGATAAAGATAAAAAAGAATGCAGGATTAATTCTGCTTTATCCGAATTTGATGTTATTGTCGAGGACTATCCTTGGGATTATGAAGGTTGTCCGTCGCTCTCAGTAGAGGTGCTCTTCCGTTTTTTAGAATCGAGCGAAAGATGGCTCGCAGTTCCACAACATAAACTTATAATGCACTCCGAGCGTGGTGGTTTGCCAGTTTTGCCTTTCTTGGTGGCGGCTCTTATGCTATATAGAAACAAATTCTCTCTTGAAACCAAAGCCTTAGATACGGTGCATTACCAGTTTCCTTCATCTTTGTTACCCGAAATGGTATCAATTGATCCTAAACCTTCTCAGTTGAGGTACTTAAAGTATGTGTCAAGAAGATACACAGATGCAAAATGGCCTCCAAAAGAGAAGGCCCTTACTTTGGATTTTGTTTTCATGAGAATGATCCCTGATTTTGATGAAGAAGGGAGTTGTTGCCCTATATTCAGAATCTACGGACGAGATCCTTTGTCACGTGTTGATAAAACCCCTAAACTTCTATTCTCAAGCCCAAGAAGAAAAAATGATATCCGATATTACAAACAG GCAGACAATGAATTTATTAACATTCATGTTAACTGCAATATTCAAGGTGATGTCGTGCTCGAGTGTATTAGCTTACTTGATGATATGGTGAAAGAAAAAACTGTGTATCGTGCCATGTTTAACACAGCTTTCATCGAATCAAACACGTTAATGCTTAATCGTGATGAAATTGACATACGTTGGGACGCTAAGGAACACTTTCACACAGACTTACAAGCTGAG CTTCTTTTCTCGAAAATGGACACAATAACTTCTTTCCATTGGAGTAAGCTTAACACAACAACGCAAGGAAGCTTGTGGGCTGAAGCAAAAATATCTGGTAAGGGTGGGCCACCACCGCcagcaccaccaccaccaccaatgaATGCAGGTACCGTACCTGGACCACCTCCGCCACCGCCACTATCCCCAATAGCAGCTCTACCACAAACACCGAAGGCAGCACCACCACCTCCTCCTTCAGCTGCTATTGTTAATCGGAATGCGAAAGGTGGCCGTGCCGCCCCTCCACCGCCAACTCTTTCGAGAGCATCTAGTAGTACAAATACATCTGCTCCATCTCCGCCTGCAGCCCCAACAAATAAGGGCCGTGGTTTGTCTAAAACAGCTTCTGTGAAAAATCAACCTGGAAAGAAACTGAAGCCTTTACATTGGAGTAAATTTAATAGAACAACGCAAGGAAGCTTGTGGGCCGAAGCAGAAAAATCTGGCACAGATGATag ACCAGACATTGATTTTCCAGAACTTGAAATTCTCTTCTCGGTGAATACAAGTTCCGATAAGGCCGCAAAAGTAAGAACTCAAGCAGCAAAACCAGAAAAAGTGCAACTG ATTGAGCATGGGCGGGCATACAAATGTGAGATGATGCTTTCGAAGCTGGAGAGACCATTACATGAATTAATG GAAATTGTCCTTAATTTGGACGATTTAGCAATCGATCTTGAGCAAGTAAATCTTCTTATAAAGTGCTGTCCTACCAAAGAGGAGATGGAACTAATTAAG GGGTATAAAGGAGAGAAGGATGCATTGGGAAAATGTGAACTG TCGTTCATGGAGCTAATGAAAGTTCCACGTCAAGAAGCTAAACTAAGAGTATTCGCTTATAAGTTACAGTTTACCACACAG GTTTCATATCTTAGGAAAAATCTAAACGATGTGTATCTATCAGTAGAACAA ATCAGATCAGGAGCTCGGTTTAGGAGAGTCATGCAGACAATTCTTTCTCTTGGAAACGCTCTGAACCAGGGAACCGCAAGAG gtgctgCTGTTGGTTTCAAATTGGATAGCCTCCTGATACTTAATGAAACACGTCCCAAGAACAACAAAATGACCCTGTTGCATTATCTTTGTATG GTGCTTGCCGAAAAACTACCCGAACTCCTTGATTTTTCCAAGGAACTTGGCAGTTTGGAAGCTGCAACTAAG ATTCAACTCAAAATCGTCGCAGAAGAGATGCAAGCTGTTACTAAAGGACTGGAGAAAGTAATCCAGGAAAAGAAACGGTGTAAAAAAGACGGACATGTTTCTAAACGTTTCCGGAAG TCTTTGAAAAAGTTTCTTTCTTATGCGGAAAGTGAAGTAAAGTCCCTCGCCTCATTGTACTCAGGGGTG gGTAAAAGTGTCGATGCTTTGATTATTTACTTTGGTGAAGATCCTAAACGTTACTCGTATGAACAAG TTATTACAATGTTGTATATGTTTGTGAATATGTTTAATCAAGCCCATGAAGAAAACTGTGTGCAAATAGAGGCAGAGAAGAAGAAGGCAGAGAAGGAACAACCACCTGAAAATGcatttgatattgatgatgattgGACCATCATACAATAA
- the LOC139853669 gene encoding formin-like protein 17, with amino-acid sequence MSLLRNLLKKPPNGIVWIFERIYAFDCCYTTEGWEQEDYKGHISQIIYQFMYTYPETSIKVFSFGEGDNDKDKKECRIKSALSEIDVSVENYPWEYEGCPLLSVDVMHRFLESSERWLSVNKWHKLILHSELGGWPVLSFMVAALMIYRKKFSIETKALDVVHYHFPSTLVPEMVSIDAKPSQLRYLKYVSRKNEDAKWPPIEKALTLDCVIMRMIPDFDGKGGCCPIFRIYGRDPLLRDDKTPKLLFSTPRRKYYNQADDELVIIDVNCNIQGDVVLECISLHDDMVKEKIMYRVMFNTTFIKSNMLMLNRDEIDICWDAKEHFHTDFRAELLFSKMDTTDFFHWSKLNRTPQGSLWVEAEKSGPDDRPDIDFPELEILFSLNSSSNLVANVRTQVAKPEKVLLIEHRRAYNCEIMLSKLKRPVHELMEIVLNLDDSAMDLEQVDTLIKYCPTKEEMELIKAYEGEKNALGKCELFYMELMKVPRSEAKLRVFSYKLQFTTQVSDLRKNLNDVYLSVEQIRSSLKFRRVMQTILSLGNALNQGTARGAAVGFKLDSLLKLNETRAKNNKMTLMHYLCKVLADQLPELLDFSKELGSLEAATKIQLKSLAEEMQAVIKGLEKAIPEKKLCKKDGHVSKCFRKSLKKFLSSAESEVKSLTSLYSLVGKSVDALILYFGEYPKHCPYEQVVTTLYAFMNMFNQAHEENCKQIEAEKKAQREQPPESAFDINDDWTMI; translated from the exons ATGTCATTGCTACGTAATTTGTTGAAAAAGCCTCCTAACGGAATTGTCTGGATCTTTGAAAGAATTTACG CCTTCGACTGCTGCTACACAACTGAAGGTTGGGAACAAGAAGACTATAAAGGTCATATAAGCCAGATAATATACCAGTTTATGTATACTTACCCTGAAACTTCAATCAAAGTTTTTAGTTTTGGAGAAGGAGACAATGATAAAGATAAAAAAGAATGTAGGATTAAGTCTGCTTTATCCGAAATTGATGTTAGTGTTGAAAACTATCCTTGGGAGTATGAAGGTTGTCCATTGCTCTCAGTAGACGTGATGCACCGTTTTTTAGAATCGAGTGAAAGATGGCTCTCAGTTAATAAATGGCATAAACTTATATTGCATTCCGAGCTTGGTGGTTGGCCGGTTTTGTCTTTCATGGTGGCGGCTCTAATGATATATAGAAAGAAATTCTCTATTGAAACCAAAGCATTAGATGTGGTGCATTACCATTTTCCTTCAACTTTGGTACCCGAAATGGTATCAATTGATGCTAAACCTTCTCAATTGAGGTACTTAAAGTATGTATCGAGGAAAAATGAAGATGCAAAATGGCCTCCGATAGAGAAGGCGCTCACTTTGGATTGTGTTATAATGAGAATGATTCCCGATTTTGATGGAAAAGGAGGTTGTTGCCCTATATTCAGAATCTACGGACGAGATCCTTTGTTACGTGATGATAAAACCCCTAAACTTTTATTTTCTACCCCAAGAAGAAAATATTACAATCAG GCAGACGATGAACTTGTCATTATTGATGTTAACTGCAATATTCAAGGTGATGTCGTGCTTGAGTGTATTAGCTTACATGATGACATGGTGAAAGAAAAAATTATGTATCGTGTCATGTTCAACACAACTTTTATCAAATCAAACATGTTGATGCTTAATCGTGATGAAATTGACATATGTTGGGACGCTAAGGAACATTTTCACACAGACTTCAGAGCTgag CTTCTTTTCTCGAAAATGGACACAACGGATTTTTTTCATTGGAGTAAGCTTAATAGAACACCACAAGGAAGCTTGTGGGTTGAAGCAGAAAAATCTGGCCCAGATGATAG ACCAGACATTGATTTTCCAGAACTTGAAATTCTCTTCTCACTGAATTCAAGTTCCAATTTGGTCGCAAATGTAAGAACTCAAGTAGCTAAACCAGAAAAAGTGCTTTTG ATTGAGCACAGACGAGCATACAATTGCGAGATCATGCTTTCAAAGCTGAAGAGACCAGTACATGAATTGATG GAAATTGTCCTTAATTTAGACGATTCAGCAATGGATCTTGAGCAAGTGGATACTCTTATAAAGTACTGTCCTACCAAAGAGGAAATGGAACTAATTAAG GCGTATGAAGGAGAGAAGAATGCACTGGGAAAATGTGAACTA TTTTACATGGAGCTAATGAAAGTTCCACGTTCAGAAGCTAAACTAAGAGTATTCTCTTATAAGTTACAGTTTACCACACAG GTTTCAGATCTTAGGAAAAATCTAAACGATGTGTATTTATCAGTAGAACAG ATCAGGAGCTCCCTTAAGTTTAGGAGAGTCATGCAGACTATTCTTTCTCTTGGAAACGCTTTGAACCAGGGTACTGCAAGAG gTGCTGCTGTTGGTTTTAAATTGGATAGCCTCCTGAAACTTAACGAAACACGTGCCAAGAACAACAAAATGACCCTGATGCATTATCTTTGTAAG GTGCTTGCAGACCAACTACCCGAACTACTTGATTTTTCCAAAGAACTTGGCAGTTTGGAAGCTGCTACTAAG ATTCAACTCAAAAGCTTGGCGGAAGAAATGCAAGCTGTTATTAAAGGACTGGAGAAAGCAATCCCGGAAAAGAAACTTTGTAAAAAAGATGGACATGTTTCTAAATGTTTCCGGAAG TCTCTAAAAAAGTTTCTTTCTTCTGCTGAAAGTGAAGTGAAGTCTCTGACCTCTCTGTACTCACTGGTG GGTAAAAGTGTGGATGCTTTGATTCTTTACTTTGGGGAATATCCTAAACATTGCCCATATGAACAAG TTGTTACAACGTTGTATGCATTTATGAATATGTTTAATCAAGCCCATGAAGAAAACTGCAAGCAAATAGAGGCAGAGAAGAAAGCACAGAGGGAACAACCACCTGAAAGTGCATTTGACATTAATGATGATTGGACCATGATATAA